ATCGCCGCCCAAAGGACCGCTTTTCATACGGGTGATGGCCAGCCCGCACTGGTCGGCAAGCAGTTTGCCGGTCGTGCCGGTGGCAAACAGCTCATGTTTGGCCAGTGTATCCTTATTCTGGCGAACCCACATCAACAGGTCCTGCTTGCGCTCGTCGTGCGCTACCAGGGCTATGCGCTTGGTCGCTTTCATTTCTCTATTCCAATAGTTTATTCTTGATTGCGCCGGTTTTCGAAAATCGCCGGTTAGTTGGAAACGGCCGGACTACCGATTCAACAAGAGAGATTTGACGATACTGCTGACAAGTTTCGGGTTTTCCTTTAAGCGTCGGGTGGAGTAGCCGAACCAGTGGCGTCCGTAAGGCACATAGACCCGCATGGTATGGCCGGCATCGACGATGCTGCGCCGCAGTTCCGGCGTGACCCCGTAAAGCATCTGAAATTCATAGCGGTCCCGGGGCACCTGGTAGCGCTCGATGAGCTTCAGGGCGCCGTCCACCAAAGCCCGATCATGGGTGGCAATTCCCGGATAAATGCCTTTTTGTAGAATCAACTCCAGGTCCTCGAGAAAATGGAAATTGATTTTCTCGTGCCGCTGAAAGGCGATGCGCCGCGGTTCTGCATAAATGCCCTTGCAGAGGCGGAAATTGAGCGGGACGTCCGGGTTGTGCAGATCCATGAGGTTGTCCAGGTCGCTTTTCGTGCGGCGCAGGTAGGCTTGGAGCACCAGCCCCACGTTTTTCGGAAACTCGGCTTTCAAACGGCGGAACAGGTCGATTTCCGGATCGACGCATCCGGAGTCTTCCATGTCAATGCGGATAAAATTGTCGTAATCGGCCGCTTTGGCCACGATGTCCCGGATGTGAGCATAGCAGACTTCGGTATCGATCAGCAGGCCGAACATGGTGGGCTTTACGGAGTAGTTGCCGTCGATGCCGGCGCTTTGAGCCGTTTCGATCAGGGCCAGATATTCGTCCCTGTTTCTGCGGGCTTCATCAAGACTCCGGATAAATTCGCCCAGGATATCAATGGTGGTTTTGATGCCATCGGTGTTCAGGGCTCGGCAGGCTGCCATGGCGGCATCGACATCCTCGCCGGCGATATAGGATCGGGAAAACAGCCATACGAATCGTTCGGGCAGCAGGGGGATGGTATTGGCGATGAGTCGGTTGATCATGGTGCTTCATGCATTGTTGCTTGCCGGATGGAGTTCGTTTTCCTTGAACCTGGCCTGGATGGCGCGGATAAAAGCAATCTGGTTGATAAAAATCTCCACCAGTTCGGGATCGAAATGGCTGCCGGCTTCCCGTCCTAGCCTTTCGATGCAGCGGGATTCGTCCCACGGTTCCTTGTAGCTGCGTTTGGAACTGAGGGCGTCATAGACGTCGGCAATGGCCACGATGCGCCCGAAAAGGGGGATCTCTTCTCCTTTTTTGCCGGGCAACGGGCCGTTGTTCCTGCTTTCATAGCCGGGCAGGGCCTTGCCGGAGAGGGGATCCACATGGCCGGGGTATCCGCTTCCGTCCCATTTTTCATGGTGGTTCAGGGCGATGATGGCGGCCGCTTCGTCGTAGTCCGATTGCAGGTTGGAAAAGAGGCGCGCACCGTGGACGGTATGGTGCTTCATGATTTCGTATTCCTCAAAGTTCAGCGGCGAGGGTTTTTTCAGGATCGTATCCGATATGGCCACTTTGCCCACGTCGTGGAGCATGGCCCCCATGTGCAGGATATCTCTGGCTTTGTCGATCTCCTTGCGGTCGATTTTGCGGCGTTTGGCCCACTGTTCATAAATCTCCAGGGAGAAGCCTGCCACGCGGTTGACGTGGGCCCCGGTTTCCTGGGGATCGCGCATCTCGGCCATGCGGATCATCCGCAGGATCATCGCACGGGTCATCTGGGCGCGCTCCAAAGCTACGGTGGCGATCCCGGCGAAATGGAGCATCACTTTTTCGTCGATGCGGTTGAATGGCTGAACGCGATTTTCCTGATCTTTGGCATTAATGATCTGTAGAATTCCCAGGACATCTTTTTTGCTGCTCATCAGCGGAATGGTGAGCATGGAGCGGGTTACGTATCCCGACGCTTCATCGTATTTTTTGTTGAAATGGTAGCTCTTGGTGGGAGGCAGTTTGTAAACGTCCGGTATGTTCAACACCTTTGCCGTGGCTGCGGCAAAGCCGGCGATGCTCATCTCGTCGATGGGAATGGAGAACGTGGAAAAGATCAACTTTTCTCCATCCGGAAGCTGCTTTTGCAGCGTGGCATTCTGGGAATGGGCAACATTGAGCCGATTGCCTTCCCGGATGTAAATCGAACCGGCATCGGCGTTGACAAACTGGCGCGCCCTCGTCAGCACCCGTTCCAGGAGGATGTCCAAGTCAAGGATCCGGTTCAGCTCGATTCCCAGCACCATCAGGGAGTCCAGTTTCTGCTTTTCGCTGAGCATGGCGGTTTTCTCCGGGGAATGAGACTCGCACCCAATCTAACTGGCCGATGCCTCGCCCGTCAACTATAAAAAGGGCCGATGGCCGGCTCTGTTCGAGAAAAGAGGGAAAAATTGGCGGAATGGTCGGAATTCGTTGGTATGGGTTTGTTATTTTTCTCTTTTTCGTAAAAATAACAGTTAATGGGTTGACATACGGAGTGGCGATACCTATTTACTGACAAATCCCATGGGGAGATTCTCGCCCTAGCCGTAACCCCGAACAGAAAAGAACAAGCCATGGCACAGATGCTTTCAACCAAGGAAGTTGCCAAATTTTTGGGAATCAACGAAAAAATGGTGTACACGTTGATTTCCGACAAGGGCTTGCCGGCCTCCAAAGTGACCGGGAAGTGGATTTTCCCCCGGCATCTGGTGGAGCAGTGGGTCGAATCCAACACGGTCAATTACCCCCAGACGCACAAAGTACTGCCCCCCTACGACGGCTTGCTCGTGATCGCGGGAAGCAACGATATCCTTCTGGAAAAGGCCCTTTCCATTTTCAACGGCCGCTATTCCGGTCATCTGGCCGTCTTCGGCAACCTGGGCTCCGTGGGCGGCATCAATGCCTTGCGCAAAAGCCTGTGCCACATGGCCACCAGTCACCTCCTTCAGGAAAACGGCAGTGATTATAATTTCGATTTCCTGCAGGGGCAATTCGAGTCCATGCCCGTGGTGGTGAATTTCTGCAAACGGGACCAGGGCATCCTGCTCCAGGCCGGCAATCCGGGCAACATCAAAAGCGTGAAAGATCTGGGCAAGCCGGGCGTGCGGATCGTCAACCGCTCCCTGGCCACCGGCACCCGGCTGCTTTTCGACCGCGAATTGAAGCGGGCAGGGGTTGCCGGCGAACGCATTACCGGCTATGATAGCGAGGTGAACCGGCACATGGATGTCGGCCTGGAGATACTGGCCGGCCGGGCCGATGCCGGCCCCGGGATCCGACCGGTAGCGTCCCTGCTGGGCCTCGATTTTCTCCCCCTGTGCCAGGAACGCTACGATCTGGTGGTGACCCGTGAACGGTTTTTCGACCAGGGCGTTCAGTATTTTCTCGGCCTGCTGCACGAAAAGGCCTTTATCCAGGCAGCGGAAGAACTGCAAGGCTATGATGTGTCCATCAGCGGCAAAATGATTTTTCCCCATGAATTGGAGGTCGAGGAGGCCGAGCAGCAAGGCTGAATTTCGGTATCCCTGATCGCCAACGAATCGTCGTACCTTACACCACATATCCCGTCACAGGCGACGGGCCATATCAAAAGCTGTTTAATCCGAATAGCGAAGCCTGTCCGCAGCCTGTTGCGGAAAGGCTTCCAGCCAGAGAGGTGTCGTATGAAAAATACACGGAAAATATTGGCGAGAACCTGTTTGATTGGCGCACTGATCCTTCTGACCTCCCTGCCGGCAATGGCCGCCGACAAGGTGCTGATGATGGCCACCACCACCAGCACCGACAACACCGGGCTATTGGATTATCTGGCGCCTCATTTCACCAAAGCCACGGGAATCGAGCTGAAGTGGACCTCGGTGGGCACCGGCAAGGCCCTCAAACTGGGCGAGAACTGTGATGTGGACGTCCTGCTGGTGCACGCTCCGGCGGCCGAAAAGAAGTACGTGGAACAGGGCTTCGGCGTGGACCGCCGGGAGATCATGTACAACGATTTCGTGATTATCGGCGTGGCAGACGATCCGGCCGGCATCCGGGGAAAGAGCGTCGTCGATGCGCTGGGCGCCATTCGCGCCAAAAAAGCGGTTTTCGCCAGCCGCGGAGACAACTCGGGAACCAACAAAAAAGAGATTTCTCTGTGGACAGCTGCGGGCGGGGATGTGCCGGAAAAGGAAACCTGGTACGTTCAGACCGGTCAGGGCATGCTGGCCACCATCAACATCGCCGCGGAGCGCAAGGGCTATACCATGACCGACCGCGGCACCTA
This window of the uncultured Desulfosarcina sp. genome carries:
- a CDS encoding HD domain-containing phosphohydrolase; protein product: MLSEKQKLDSLMVLGIELNRILDLDILLERVLTRARQFVNADAGSIYIREGNRLNVAHSQNATLQKQLPDGEKLIFSTFSIPIDEMSIAGFAAATAKVLNIPDVYKLPPTKSYHFNKKYDEASGYVTRSMLTIPLMSSKKDVLGILQIINAKDQENRVQPFNRIDEKVMLHFAGIATVALERAQMTRAMILRMIRMAEMRDPQETGAHVNRVAGFSLEIYEQWAKRRKIDRKEIDKARDILHMGAMLHDVGKVAISDTILKKPSPLNFEEYEIMKHHTVHGARLFSNLQSDYDEAAAIIALNHHEKWDGSGYPGHVDPLSGKALPGYESRNNGPLPGKKGEEIPLFGRIVAIADVYDALSSKRSYKEPWDESRCIERLGREAGSHFDPELVEIFINQIAFIRAIQARFKENELHPASNNA
- a CDS encoding helix-turn-helix transcriptional regulator, whose translation is MAQMLSTKEVAKFLGINEKMVYTLISDKGLPASKVTGKWIFPRHLVEQWVESNTVNYPQTHKVLPPYDGLLVIAGSNDILLEKALSIFNGRYSGHLAVFGNLGSVGGINALRKSLCHMATSHLLQENGSDYNFDFLQGQFESMPVVVNFCKRDQGILLQAGNPGNIKSVKDLGKPGVRIVNRSLATGTRLLFDRELKRAGVAGERITGYDSEVNRHMDVGLEILAGRADAGPGIRPVASLLGLDFLPLCQERYDLVVTRERFFDQGVQYFLGLLHEKAFIQAAEELQGYDVSISGKMIFPHELEVEEAEQQG
- a CDS encoding proline dehydrogenase family protein; the protein is MINRLIANTIPLLPERFVWLFSRSYIAGEDVDAAMAACRALNTDGIKTTIDILGEFIRSLDEARRNRDEYLALIETAQSAGIDGNYSVKPTMFGLLIDTEVCYAHIRDIVAKAADYDNFIRIDMEDSGCVDPEIDLFRRLKAEFPKNVGLVLQAYLRRTKSDLDNLMDLHNPDVPLNFRLCKGIYAEPRRIAFQRHEKINFHFLEDLELILQKGIYPGIATHDRALVDGALKLIERYQVPRDRYEFQMLYGVTPELRRSIVDAGHTMRVYVPYGRHWFGYSTRRLKENPKLVSSIVKSLLLNR
- a CDS encoding substrate-binding domain-containing protein translates to MKNTRKILARTCLIGALILLTSLPAMAADKVLMMATTTSTDNTGLLDYLAPHFTKATGIELKWTSVGTGKALKLGENCDVDVLLVHAPAAEKKYVEQGFGVDRREIMYNDFVIIGVADDPAGIRGKSVVDALGAIRAKKAVFASRGDNSGTNKKEISLWTAAGGDVPEKETWYVQTGQGMLATINIAAERKGYTMTDRGTYIKYADTLKGNPPLKVLVEGDAILLNQYSVMAVNPKRCPDAKYDLATAFSDWLAGAQAQKLIRDFKLLGKPLFVPNAK